The following coding sequences are from one Triticum aestivum cultivar Chinese Spring chromosome 5A, IWGSC CS RefSeq v2.1, whole genome shotgun sequence window:
- the LOC123103692 gene encoding uncharacterized protein — protein sequence MAPPTAFSSLVGFGCLLCSHVWFQRRATAVRTRCLVKRQRRNVSAAASVSLSKVVVTGFGCELVGEHDPLVNTGGSVHAPCSHDGDAASSTYDGFAAIEQDSGEASSS from the exons ATGGCGCCCCCTACAGCTTTCTCCTCTCTAGTTGGTTTCGGCTGCCTGCTGTGCTCGCACGTCTGGTTCCAAAGGAGGGCGACGGCTGTTAGAACCCGTTGTTTGGTCAAGCGCCAACGTAGGAATGTGTCAGCGGCGGCCAGCGTGTCGCTCTCCAAG GTCGTGGTGACTGGGTTTGGGTGCGAGCTGGTTGGGGAACACGACCCGTTGGTCAACACTGGCGGCTCGGTGCATGCGCCCTGCTCTCATGACGGGGACGCTGCCTCCAGCACGTACGATGGATTTGCTGCCATTGAACAAGATTCGGGTGAGGCGAGCAGCTCTTGA
- the LOC123103691 gene encoding protein FAR1-RELATED SEQUENCE 5, with the protein MKCMQEIVCGCAGKPERENNSSMRSNCATMLQLHRIDDGGRYVSENRASHNHEMLRTHAEKLHWPSHRHIDTYTRDLVKQLRQNNVNLGKVYTIIGSLFGRMENVPFTKRCLRTFCGKLSKEQADDDVRKTMDAFSELGSNDPEFSCVVEVDKESKIKTLLWTNGRSKMQYHNFGDVITFDTTYKTNLYDMPFGLFVGVNNHFQSIFMGVVMMREETIESFKRVFTEFIRLMGGKPPKTILTDQARAMEVAIQQTMPDATHRWCKWHVLRKAKEHLGPHYTKSSDFRAALYKVVNEMLTVDEFEAAWAELLDKYKLHNNTFLIQIFEVRHKWAKPYFSGKFCAKQISTQRSESANHLWKGYIPPACPMNLFVK; encoded by the exons ATGAAGTGTATGCAGGAGATTGTGTGTGGCTGCGCT GGCAAACCAGAAAGGGAGAACAACTCGTCAATGAGGAGCAATTGCGCTACCATGCTTCAGTTGCACCGGATAGATGATGGTGGCCGGTATGTATCTGAAAATCGCGCCTCCCACAACCATGAAATGCTACGGACTCATGCTGAGAAGCTGCATTGGCCCTCACACCGGCACATTGACACATACACAAGAGATCTCGTGAAACAGTTGCGCCAGAACAATGTAAATTTGGGGAAGGTATACACCATCATTGGGAGCCTGTTTGGGCGTATGGAGAACGTCCCGTTCACAAAGAGGTGCCTTAGGACTTTCTGTGGGAAGCTTAGCAAGGAGCAGGCGGATGATGATGTGCGGAAGACTATGGATGCATTCTCTGAGCTGGGGTCAAATGATCCAGAGTTTTCATGTGTTGTTGAGGTTGATAAGGAAAGCAAGATAAAAACCCTGTTGTGGACCAATGGTAGAAGTAAGATGCAGTACCACAATTTCGGGGATGTCATAACGTTCGACACTACGTACAAGACAAATCTGTACGACATGCCTTTCGGGCTATTTGTGGGGGTCAACAATCACTTCCAGAGTATCTTCATGGGCGTGGTCATGATGAGAGAGGAAACGATCGAGAGTTTCAAACGGGTATTCACCGAATTCATCAGGCTGATGGGTGGCAAACCTCCAAAAACGATACTAACAG ATCAAGCGCGTGCGATGGAGGTGGCTATACAACAAACGATGCCGGATGCTACACATCGCTGGTGCAAGTGGCATGTGCTACGGAAGGCGAAGGAGCACCTGGGGCCGCATTACACAAAAAGCAGTGATTTCAGGGCTGCGCTGTACAAGGTGGTCAATGAGATGCTCACTGTGGACGAGTTTGAAGCAGCTTGGGCTGAGCTGCTTGACAAATACAAGCTTCACAACAACACGTTCCTGATCCAGATTTTCGAGGTTCGGCACAAGTGGGCGAAGCCTTATTTTAGTGGGAAGTTCTGTGCGAAGCAAATTAGTACGCAAAGAAGCGAGAGTGCAAACCATTTGTGGAAGGGCTACATCCCGCCTGCATGCCCCATGAACCTTTTTGTGAAGTAA